A genome region from Vicinamibacteria bacterium includes the following:
- a CDS encoding SIS domain-containing protein, with protein sequence MQPVESEVGLRERVRRKAQESARTIEAFFEREADRVVECCRVLGEALDNGGRLFVMGNGGSACDAQHLAVEFTHPVVAKRRAFPATALVNDIAWLTATGNDDDFAVAFAEQLRLLARSGDIVIGLSTSGQSANVNRALRVARDMELRTVGIAGKDGGRLKDVCDYLFVVPSYSIHRIQETQGVLLHVMWDLIHIGRGEEDVL encoded by the coding sequence GCGCGCACCATCGAGGCCTTCTTCGAACGGGAGGCGGACCGCGTCGTCGAATGCTGCCGCGTGCTCGGGGAAGCACTCGATAACGGGGGCCGCTTGTTCGTAATGGGAAACGGTGGAAGCGCCTGCGACGCTCAGCACCTGGCGGTGGAATTCACCCATCCGGTGGTAGCGAAGCGGCGGGCGTTTCCCGCGACAGCGCTGGTCAACGATATCGCCTGGTTGACGGCGACGGGAAACGACGATGACTTCGCCGTAGCATTCGCCGAGCAGCTCCGGCTCCTGGCACGATCAGGCGACATCGTCATCGGCCTCTCCACCAGTGGCCAGTCGGCAAACGTGAATCGTGCCCTGCGGGTCGCCCGGGACATGGAGCTCAGGACCGTGGGCATCGCGGGAAAAGATGGCGGACGGCTGAAGGACGTTTGCGATTACTTGTTCGTCGTCCCGAGCTACAGCATCCACCGAATCCAGGAGACGCAGGGGGTCCTGCTCCACGTGATGTGGGACCTGATTCACATCGGCCGCGGCGAAGAGGACGTCTTGTAA